In Ruminococcaceae bacterium BL-6, a genomic segment contains:
- a CDS encoding conserved protein of unknown function (Evidence 4 : Unknown function but conserved in other organisms), giving the protein MEQTMGLNRPEDLDESLYNRLYGSLSAGVDLDDLIFSGEEWHESER; this is encoded by the coding sequence ATGGAACAGACCATGGGCCTGAATCGCCCTGAAGATCTGGATGAGAGCCTGTACAACCGTCTTTACGGCAGCCTGTCTGCCGGCGTTGACTTAGACGACCTGATTTTCAGCGGCGAGGAATGGCACGAAAGTGAACGTTAA
- a CDS encoding Transcriptional regulator, GntR family / Aspartate aminotransferase, with the protein MLDIVSIQFDKSKTPIYRTLARGIEKQLQGSAAQGGERLPSVREMAGALGVNNSTVIAAYRFLEEKGDVYTKPGSGTYSLPRTIPLEQTDEPDSLFLEYAELSSGKLACRENMINLAGNSPMAEVFPVEEFKSAVNQVLDSDRGYAFSYQESEGYRPLREILASFSREQYGIGCRPDDILITSGAQQALDLVSKALIRPGDTVLSEMPSYIGGRSAFAMHGAKIIGVPVEQDGLHLDIAEYYAKRYKPRLLYTMPVYQTPTGVCLSPEKRERLLALAEKYDFYILEDDLFSDLNLSGERLYPIKRDDRAGRVIYIKSFSKLLMPGVRTGYIIVPQTLFEKLAAAKYATDISGSGFIQRALAIYFQNGCWGKNVLGLAETYRKQLRTALQIVSEWKKFGVHTAPVKGGFGLWLTLPEGVSDREIYYLCRERRVLIAPGSCFYLSPMAGFDRHIRISFAIADRLEEGLRIAGECMKSAVNQISKHTIFI; encoded by the coding sequence ATGCTTGATATTGTATCGATACAATTTGATAAGTCCAAAACCCCGATCTACCGGACGCTGGCCCGCGGGATCGAAAAGCAGCTTCAGGGCTCAGCCGCACAGGGCGGGGAACGGCTGCCCTCCGTGCGGGAAATGGCCGGAGCGCTCGGCGTCAACAACTCCACCGTGATCGCCGCCTATCGTTTTCTGGAGGAAAAAGGGGACGTCTACACCAAGCCGGGCAGCGGCACCTACTCCCTGCCGAGGACGATTCCCCTGGAGCAGACGGACGAGCCGGACTCCCTGTTCCTGGAATACGCCGAGCTCAGCAGCGGGAAGCTGGCGTGCCGGGAAAACATGATCAACCTGGCGGGAAATTCCCCGATGGCGGAGGTATTCCCGGTCGAGGAATTCAAAAGCGCCGTCAATCAGGTGCTGGATTCGGACAGGGGATACGCCTTTTCCTATCAGGAAAGCGAAGGGTACCGCCCCCTTCGGGAAATCCTCGCCTCCTTTTCCCGCGAGCAGTACGGCATCGGCTGCCGGCCGGACGACATCCTGATCACCTCCGGCGCGCAGCAGGCGCTGGATCTGGTTTCCAAAGCGCTGATCCGCCCCGGCGACACGGTGCTTTCCGAGATGCCCTCGTATATCGGGGGACGATCGGCGTTTGCCATGCACGGCGCAAAAATCATCGGCGTGCCCGTGGAGCAGGACGGCCTCCACCTCGACATCGCCGAATATTATGCGAAACGCTACAAGCCGCGCCTGCTGTACACCATGCCGGTTTATCAGACGCCGACCGGGGTGTGCCTGTCGCCGGAAAAGCGGGAAAGGCTTCTTGCCCTTGCGGAAAAATACGATTTTTACATCCTGGAAGACGACCTGTTCTCGGACCTGAACCTCAGCGGGGAACGGCTGTACCCCATCAAGCGGGACGACCGGGCCGGGCGGGTGATCTACATCAAAAGCTTTTCCAAGCTTCTGATGCCGGGCGTGCGCACCGGCTATATCATCGTCCCGCAGACGCTGTTTGAAAAGCTGGCGGCGGCCAAATACGCGACCGATATCTCGGGCTCGGGATTCATCCAGCGGGCGCTCGCCATCTACTTTCAGAACGGCTGCTGGGGCAAAAACGTGCTTGGCCTCGCCGAAACTTATCGGAAGCAGCTCCGCACCGCGCTGCAAATTGTTTCGGAGTGGAAAAAATTCGGGGTGCATACCGCCCCCGTCAAAGGCGGCTTCGGCCTGTGGCTGACGCTGCCGGAGGGCGTTTCCGACCGTGAGATTTATTACCTCTGCCGGGAAAGGCGGGTACTGATCGCCCCCGGAAGCTGCTTTTATCTTTCTCCCATGGCGGGCTTCGACCGGCACATCCGCATCAGCTTCGCGATTGCGGACCGCCTTGAAGAAGGGCTGCGCATCGCGGGCGAATGCATGAAGTCGGCCGTCAACCAGATTTCGAAGCACACGATCTTTATTTGA
- the alr gene encoding Alanine racemase: MNDYLKRTWAEINLDALRHNYGVIRASVRPQTKICCAVKADAYGHGAEFVSLELEKIGADWFAVSNLEEAMQLRRCGVSRPILILGYTPPQMAGKLQEMDISQTILSYEYGRELSACAEKAGVSVRAHIKLDTGMSRIGFLYQEPSRDAGALRQIEEVCRMPGILAEGIFTHFAVSDEGKDGEAFTRRQYACFREAVARLERSGIRFSIHHCANSGAVMDYPELDFDMVRPGIILYGLMPSDKIRRTLDLVPAMELKTVISLLKTVEPGTSVSYGCEFVTSRRTVLATVPIGYADGYPRRLHDRADMLVCGKRARVVGRVCMDQLMLDVTDIPEAKPGMTVTVWGRDGGGEIGVDEIAALDDTINYEMICLVGKRVPRIFLRGGKPVGQLNYICPEE, translated from the coding sequence ATGAACGATTATTTAAAAAGAACCTGGGCGGAGATCAACCTTGACGCCCTGCGCCATAATTACGGGGTGATCCGCGCCTCCGTGCGCCCGCAGACGAAAATCTGCTGCGCGGTCAAGGCGGATGCATACGGCCACGGCGCCGAATTCGTGTCGCTGGAGCTGGAAAAAATAGGGGCCGACTGGTTTGCCGTCTCCAATCTGGAAGAGGCCATGCAGCTGCGCCGGTGCGGGGTTTCCCGCCCGATCCTGATCCTGGGCTACACGCCGCCGCAGATGGCGGGAAAGCTGCAAGAGATGGATATCTCCCAGACGATCCTTTCGTATGAATACGGCCGGGAGCTTTCCGCGTGCGCCGAGAAGGCCGGCGTTTCGGTGCGCGCCCACATCAAGCTCGACACCGGCATGAGCCGCATCGGCTTTCTGTACCAGGAGCCTTCCCGCGATGCCGGCGCGCTTCGGCAGATCGAAGAGGTCTGCCGGATGCCGGGCATTCTGGCCGAGGGGATCTTCACGCATTTTGCGGTTTCCGACGAGGGAAAGGACGGGGAGGCGTTTACCCGGCGGCAGTACGCCTGCTTCCGGGAAGCCGTCGCCCGGCTGGAGCGGAGCGGCATCCGCTTTTCGATCCATCACTGTGCCAACAGCGGGGCGGTGATGGATTATCCCGAGCTGGATTTCGACATGGTGCGTCCCGGCATCATCCTGTACGGCCTGATGCCCTCGGACAAAATCCGCAGGACGCTCGATCTGGTTCCGGCCATGGAGCTGAAAACCGTGATCTCGCTTCTGAAAACTGTGGAGCCGGGAACGAGCGTCAGCTACGGCTGCGAATTCGTGACGAGCCGCAGAACGGTGCTCGCCACCGTGCCCATCGGCTATGCGGACGGGTACCCACGCCGCCTTCACGACAGGGCCGACATGCTGGTGTGCGGGAAGCGCGCGCGGGTCGTGGGCCGCGTCTGTATGGACCAGCTGATGCTGGACGTGACGGATATCCCCGAAGCGAAGCCCGGCATGACCGTGACGGTCTGGGGCCGGGACGGCGGCGGGGAGATCGGCGTCGACGAGATCGCCGCGCTGGACGACACCATCAATTACGAGATGATCTGCCTGGTCGGAAAGCGCGTCCCCCGCATTTTCCTGCGGGGCGGCAAGCCGGTGGGCCAGCTCAATTATATTTGCCCGGAAGAATAA
- the pdxT gene encoding glutamine amidotransferase for pyridoxal phosphate synthesis; pyridoxal 5'-phosphate synthase complex, glutamine amidotransferase subunit PdxT (Evidence 2a : Function from experimental evidences in other organisms; PubMedId : 14585832, 14762015, 15771487, 17144654, 18271580, 26735940; Product type e : enzyme), translated as MKTIGVLALQGSFREHLRALDRMSGVRGVPVKSRSSLEKIDGLILPGGESTAQGKLLRGFDLLEPLGTRIRRGLPVWGTCAGMILLAKRIAGGEPTHLAVMDISVRRNAYGGQLDSFTDSAVIPAVSPKLIPLVFIRAPWAEKTGDGVQRLAALNGKVIAVREGKMLATSFHPELTDDLSFHRYFAGLME; from the coding sequence TTGAAGACCATCGGCGTCCTGGCGCTGCAGGGCTCGTTTCGGGAGCACCTGCGCGCGCTGGATCGAATGAGCGGGGTCAGGGGCGTTCCGGTCAAAAGCCGGAGCAGCCTCGAAAAGATCGACGGCCTGATCCTGCCTGGCGGCGAGAGCACCGCACAGGGCAAGCTGCTGCGCGGCTTTGATTTGCTGGAGCCCCTCGGGACAAGGATCCGCCGGGGCCTTCCGGTCTGGGGAACCTGCGCCGGCATGATCCTGCTGGCGAAAAGAATCGCGGGCGGGGAGCCGACGCATCTGGCGGTCATGGATATCTCCGTGCGCCGGAACGCATACGGCGGACAGCTCGACAGCTTTACAGATTCGGCCGTGATCCCCGCCGTTTCCCCAAAGCTGATCCCCCTTGTCTTCATCCGGGCCCCATGGGCCGAAAAGACAGGGGATGGCGTCCAGCGGCTCGCGGCCCTGAATGGGAAGGTCATCGCCGTGCGGGAAGGGAAAATGCTTGCCACCTCTTTTCACCCGGAGCTGACGGATGACCTGAGCTTCCATCGCTATTTTGCAGGCCTGATGGAATAA
- a CDS encoding Phosphoribosylformylglycinamidine synthase, synthetase subunit, protein MVIRVFVEKKPGFDVEARHLKADLVQNLGISGLRDVRLINRYDVAGLTREEFEGARDTIFSEKNVDDVYDEEYPLPQGYRVFAMEYLPGQYDQRADSAAQCVQLLTQGERPQVVTARVVALSGEITDAEFEKARNYLVNPVEARLASLDKPESLDMKADVPPDVARVAGFTAWDDEKLARYYDSMGFAMSMEDLLFCRDYFKKEGRDPSVTELRVIDTYWSDHCRHTTFATRLEKIGIEKGALSAAIERALAAYYDARREVYGETDRPVCLMDMATIGMKLLRGRGLIPDLDVSEEINACSIEVPVEIDGRTERWLVQFKNETHNHPTEIEPFGGAATCLGGAIRDPLSGRAYVYQAMRVTGSGDPRTSFEDTLPGKLPTRKITAGAAQGYSSYGNQVGLATGQVTELYDSGYVAKRMEIGAVVGASPKRNVVRGNPVPGDVIVILGGSTGRDGCGGATGSSKAHTEQSIEVCGAEVQKGNPPTERKIQRLFRNPEVSRLIKRCNDFGAGGVCVAIGELAPGLRIDLDAVPKKYEGLDGTELAISESQERMAVVLSPEDVEKFRAAAGEENLNAQVVAVVTEEPRLRMKWRGDDIVDLSRAFLDTNGVTQSARARIAAPDAKRYYRALVPQELSELPLPRAFERNLARLGVCSQRGLAERFDASIGAATVLMPFAGKYQLTPEDAMVAKLPVPRGETDDATAMSYGFLPGISEFSPFHGAAYAVAESLSKLAAVGADPLAARLTFQEYFERMTEDPKRWGKPAAALLGALSAQLGMGLPAIGGKDSMSGTFEHLDVPPTLVSFAVAMTKASRTVSAAFCGAPAQVFLLPLPEDGETLLPDWGKLKEYYREIHRAVLSGTIVAASVVKEGGAAAAVAKMCFGNRLGFAFDPGAQDQALLFAPRSGSLVVELAPGTSLPSGGVLSPVLLGEVTQSPEISLAGEALPIGRLIETWSGTLERIFPDSAPEVPVGRVPLCRERFPGSPAVKAAKPRVFIPVFPGTNCEYDSARAFETAGAEPEVLVVKNLSPAAIEETIARMERAIRRAQIIMLPGGFSGGDEPDGSGKFIATAFRNPRVAEAVDDLLNRRGGLILGICNGFQALIKLGLVPFGRITEPSADAPTLTFNTVGRHVSRMAYTRVTSVKSPWFSGVQAGDVFAVPVSHGEGRFVADEKALHRLIENGQIATQYTTPDGVPSGTFDWNPNGSVCAVEGITSPDGRVLGKMAHSERKGENLYKNVPGEKDQRIFESGVAYFR, encoded by the coding sequence ATGGTTATCAGGGTGTTTGTGGAAAAAAAGCCGGGGTTCGACGTGGAGGCCCGGCATTTGAAAGCCGACTTGGTGCAGAATCTGGGGATTTCGGGGCTCCGGGATGTCCGCCTGATCAACCGGTACGACGTCGCCGGGCTGACAAGAGAGGAGTTTGAGGGCGCGCGCGACACCATCTTTTCAGAGAAAAACGTGGACGACGTGTATGACGAGGAATATCCTTTGCCGCAGGGATACCGCGTTTTCGCGATGGAATACCTGCCCGGGCAGTACGATCAGCGGGCGGATTCGGCGGCGCAGTGCGTCCAGCTTCTGACGCAGGGCGAGCGCCCACAGGTGGTCACCGCCCGCGTGGTCGCCCTTTCGGGGGAGATTACCGACGCGGAATTCGAGAAGGCCCGGAATTATCTCGTCAACCCCGTGGAAGCAAGGCTGGCTTCGCTCGACAAGCCGGAATCGCTCGACATGAAGGCCGACGTCCCGCCGGATGTGGCGCGTGTCGCCGGATTCACCGCATGGGATGACGAAAAGCTCGCGCGCTATTACGATTCCATGGGCTTTGCCATGAGCATGGAAGACCTGCTGTTCTGCCGCGATTATTTCAAAAAGGAAGGGCGCGACCCTTCGGTGACGGAGCTTCGCGTGATCGACACCTACTGGTCGGATCACTGCCGCCACACCACGTTCGCGACGCGCCTTGAGAAGATCGGGATCGAGAAAGGGGCGCTTTCCGCCGCGATCGAGCGGGCGCTCGCCGCCTATTACGACGCCCGGCGCGAGGTATACGGGGAAACCGACCGCCCCGTGTGCCTGATGGACATGGCCACCATCGGTATGAAGCTGCTGCGCGGGCGCGGGCTGATCCCGGACCTTGACGTCAGCGAAGAGATCAACGCCTGCTCCATCGAGGTGCCCGTCGAGATCGACGGAAGAACCGAGCGGTGGCTGGTCCAGTTCAAAAACGAGACCCACAACCACCCGACCGAAATCGAGCCGTTCGGCGGCGCGGCCACCTGTCTGGGCGGCGCGATCCGCGACCCGCTTTCCGGCAGGGCCTACGTCTATCAGGCCATGCGCGTCACCGGCTCCGGCGATCCGCGCACTTCGTTTGAGGACACGCTCCCCGGAAAGCTCCCGACGCGCAAGATCACGGCCGGCGCGGCGCAGGGGTACAGCTCCTATGGCAACCAGGTCGGCCTCGCCACCGGGCAGGTCACCGAGCTCTACGACTCGGGGTACGTCGCGAAGCGCATGGAGATCGGCGCGGTCGTCGGCGCTTCGCCCAAGCGGAACGTGGTGCGCGGCAATCCCGTGCCGGGCGACGTGATCGTGATCTTGGGCGGCAGCACGGGCCGCGACGGATGCGGCGGCGCGACCGGTTCCTCCAAAGCGCACACCGAGCAGTCCATCGAGGTGTGCGGCGCGGAGGTGCAGAAGGGCAATCCTCCCACCGAGCGCAAGATCCAGCGGCTGTTCCGCAATCCCGAAGTCTCGCGCCTGATCAAGCGGTGCAACGATTTCGGCGCGGGCGGCGTGTGCGTGGCCATCGGCGAGCTGGCCCCCGGCTTGCGGATCGATCTGGATGCCGTGCCGAAAAAATACGAGGGGCTGGATGGCACTGAGCTTGCCATCTCCGAATCGCAGGAGCGCATGGCGGTGGTGCTTTCCCCCGAAGATGTGGAAAAATTCCGAGCCGCCGCCGGGGAAGAAAACCTGAACGCGCAGGTCGTGGCGGTTGTAACTGAAGAGCCGCGCCTTCGCATGAAGTGGCGCGGCGACGACATTGTGGATCTCAGCCGCGCGTTCCTGGACACGAACGGCGTCACCCAGAGCGCCCGGGCGCGGATCGCCGCGCCCGACGCGAAGCGGTACTACCGCGCGCTTGTGCCGCAGGAGCTTTCGGAGCTGCCCCTGCCGCGCGCGTTCGAGCGGAACCTTGCCCGGCTGGGCGTCTGTTCCCAGCGCGGCCTTGCCGAGCGGTTCGACGCGAGCATCGGCGCCGCGACGGTGCTGATGCCGTTCGCCGGGAAATACCAGCTCACGCCCGAGGACGCGATGGTCGCGAAGCTCCCGGTCCCGCGCGGGGAGACCGACGACGCCACGGCCATGAGCTACGGCTTCCTTCCGGGGATTTCCGAATTCAGCCCGTTCCACGGGGCGGCGTACGCCGTGGCCGAGAGCCTTTCCAAGCTCGCGGCGGTGGGCGCGGACCCGCTGGCCGCGCGGCTGACCTTTCAGGAATATTTCGAGCGCATGACCGAAGACCCCAAGCGCTGGGGCAAACCTGCGGCGGCGCTGCTCGGCGCGCTGAGCGCCCAGCTCGGCATGGGGCTTCCCGCCATCGGCGGGAAGGACAGCATGTCCGGCACGTTCGAGCATCTGGATGTTCCGCCGACGCTGGTCAGCTTCGCCGTCGCGATGACAAAGGCGAGCCGCACCGTTTCCGCCGCGTTTTGCGGCGCACCGGCTCAGGTCTTCCTGCTCCCCCTGCCGGAGGACGGGGAAACCCTTCTGCCGGACTGGGGGAAGCTGAAGGAGTATTACCGTGAAATCCACAGGGCGGTGCTGTCCGGGACGATCGTCGCCGCCTCCGTCGTCAAAGAGGGCGGGGCCGCCGCCGCTGTCGCCAAAATGTGCTTTGGCAACCGGCTGGGCTTTGCGTTCGATCCGGGCGCGCAGGATCAGGCGCTGCTGTTCGCGCCGCGCTCCGGCTCCCTCGTCGTGGAGCTTGCGCCCGGAACATCCCTGCCATCCGGCGGCGTGCTTTCCCCGGTGCTGCTTGGCGAAGTGACCCAGTCGCCGGAAATCTCGCTTGCGGGCGAGGCCCTGCCGATCGGCCGGCTGATCGAAACGTGGAGCGGCACGCTCGAGCGGATTTTCCCCGACAGCGCGCCCGAGGTCCCGGTCGGCCGGGTTCCGCTGTGCCGGGAGCGCTTTCCCGGTTCGCCCGCCGTCAAGGCCGCGAAGCCCCGCGTGTTCATCCCGGTCTTCCCGGGCACCAACTGCGAGTACGACAGCGCCCGCGCGTTTGAAACGGCGGGGGCTGAGCCCGAGGTCCTGGTGGTGAAAAACCTGTCCCCCGCCGCGATCGAGGAGACCATCGCCCGGATGGAACGCGCCATCCGCCGCGCCCAGATCATCATGCTGCCGGGCGGCTTTTCCGGAGGCGACGAGCCGGACGGCTCTGGAAAATTCATCGCGACCGCGTTCCGCAACCCCCGCGTCGCCGAAGCGGTCGACGACCTGCTGAACCGGCGCGGCGGCCTGATCCTCGGCATCTGCAACGGGTTCCAGGCGCTCATCAAGCTGGGCCTCGTCCCGTTCGGGAGGATCACCGAGCCGAGCGCCGACGCGCCGACGCTCACCTTCAACACCGTCGGCCGCCATGTGTCGCGCATGGCCTACACGCGCGTGACCTCGGTGAAATCGCCTTGGTTTTCCGGCGTGCAGGCGGGCGACGTGTTCGCGGTCCCGGTCTCCCACGGGGAAGGGCGGTTCGTCGCGGATGAAAAAGCCCTGCACCGCCTGATCGAAAACGGGCAGATCGCCACGCAGTACACCACGCCGGATGGGGTTCCCAGCGGAACCTTCGACTGGAACCCGAACGGCTCGGTCTGCGCAGTGGAGGGGATCACCAGCCCGGACGGGAGGGTCCTCGGCAAGATGGCCCATTCCGAGCGGAAAGGGGAGAACCTTTACAAAAACGTTCCCGGAGAAAAAGACCAGCGGATTTTTGAATCCGGGGTGGCCTATTTCCGGTAA
- a CDS encoding exported protein of unknown function (Evidence 5 : Unknown function), whose translation MNQKIAQRLAAAVLTVSLLSGGTAAAADGPAPRRDATLIYGGDNKIVVTPTDLNLFQEGMMPGGESSQKLWLRNDYGASVNVYVRAESAGDETSGFPLELQKSLLEKLKMTVSVRVGTGQSLVRYDGAASGVVGAAGSLTPSADAPYGLLLGRLSSGGAADMTVTVSAPQSLGNEYQDAAAKVRWVFTCDADKKSGGGGGGGGGNPGGGSGVIVDPTVSIPEESIPDSGVPLDPGNPAGSVSSGGSGGGSGEEIIPDEEIPLIDAPGTGPKTGDENNAPLVAALFVLSGLCAALLFRLHRRENK comes from the coding sequence ATGAACCAGAAAATCGCACAGCGGCTTGCAGCGGCCGTTCTGACCGTTTCATTGCTGTCGGGCGGCACGGCGGCCGCGGCCGATGGCCCGGCGCCCCGGCGTGACGCCACCCTGATCTACGGCGGCGACAACAAAATCGTCGTGACGCCGACGGACCTGAACCTTTTTCAGGAAGGGATGATGCCGGGCGGGGAATCGTCGCAGAAGCTCTGGCTGCGCAACGATTACGGCGCGTCGGTGAACGTTTATGTCCGCGCGGAAAGCGCCGGGGATGAAACGTCCGGTTTTCCCCTGGAACTGCAGAAGAGCCTTCTGGAAAAGCTGAAAATGACGGTTTCCGTCCGGGTCGGAACCGGGCAGAGCCTGGTTCGCTACGACGGAGCGGCATCTGGAGTGGTCGGGGCGGCCGGAAGCCTGACTCCTTCGGCGGACGCCCCGTACGGCCTTCTGCTCGGCCGGCTTTCTTCCGGCGGGGCGGCGGACATGACGGTGACGGTTTCGGCGCCGCAGAGCCTTGGAAACGAGTACCAGGACGCCGCCGCGAAGGTCAGATGGGTTTTTACCTGCGACGCGGATAAAAAGTCCGGCGGAGGCGGAGGTGGCGGCGGGGGAAATCCCGGCGGGGGCTCCGGGGTGATCGTGGACCCCACCGTTAGCATCCCGGAAGAGAGTATCCCGGACAGCGGCGTGCCCCTCGACCCCGGGAATCCCGCCGGCTCTGTCAGTTCGGGCGGCTCCGGGGGTGGTTCCGGGGAGGAAATCATTCCCGACGAGGAGATCCCGCTGATCGACGCGCCCGGCACGGGGCCGAAGACGGGGGACGAGAACAACGCCCCGCTGGTTGCGGCGCTGTTCGTGCTTTCCGGCCTTTGCGCGGCCCTGCTCTTCCGCCTTCACAGGCGCGAAAACAAGTAA
- a CDS encoding conserved exported protein of unknown function (Evidence 4 : Unknown function but conserved in other organisms), protein MTKKKKLTLIVTCVALVAAIAVGGTLAWFTDSKDVTNTVTFGNVKIDLTEPQFSQNNPNNTISNVVPGQTITKDPTIRNTGNNPCWIRVKIDATLDGKPVDLAFKNDVANDPNNDKVYTDMEKGNWEKGADGYFYWKSRLDSNGELKVFNEATIPGKWDNDTAKGELKITVKAEALQATNNGNAYQEAKWPDTVKPASQS, encoded by the coding sequence ATGACTAAGAAAAAGAAACTGACCCTGATCGTCACCTGCGTGGCCCTCGTCGCGGCAATCGCCGTCGGCGGCACGCTGGCATGGTTCACCGATTCCAAGGACGTTACGAACACCGTCACTTTCGGCAACGTGAAGATCGATCTGACGGAGCCGCAATTCAGCCAGAACAATCCCAACAATACCATCAGCAATGTCGTCCCCGGGCAGACAATTACGAAAGACCCGACCATCAGGAACACCGGGAACAATCCCTGCTGGATCCGCGTAAAGATTGACGCCACTCTGGATGGAAAACCGGTCGACCTTGCTTTTAAAAACGACGTGGCCAATGACCCGAACAATGACAAGGTTTACACGGATATGGAGAAAGGCAACTGGGAAAAAGGAGCCGACGGCTACTTTTACTGGAAAAGCAGACTGGATTCCAATGGTGAGCTGAAGGTTTTTAACGAGGCGACCATTCCGGGCAAATGGGATAATGATACGGCCAAAGGTGAGCTTAAAATTACCGTAAAAGCCGAAGCTTTGCAGGCAACTAACAATGGCAACGCTTATCAGGAGGCCAAGTGGCCCGACACGGTAAAACCCGCATCGCAATCATAA
- the pdxS gene encoding glutamine amidotransferase for pyridoxal phosphate synthesis; pyridoxal 5'-phosphate synthase complex, synthase subunit (Evidence 2a : Function from experimental evidences in other organisms; PubMedId : 14762015, 15771487, 15911615, 16157873, 17144654; Product type e : enzyme), whose protein sequence is MNDRYELNKNLAQMLKGGVIMDVTTAKEAEIAQAAGAVAVMALERVPSDIRKQGGVARMSDPKIIKEIKSAVTIPVMAKCRIGHIVEAQVLEALNVDFIDESEVLTPADESFHIDKHAFRVPFVCGARNLGEALRRIGEGAAMIRTKGEAGTGNVVEAVRHMRTIMAEIRRLSTLPAEEWMTAAKELGAPYDLVAKVAETGKLPVVNFAAGGIATPADAALMMQLGSEGVFVGSGIFKSSDPEKRARAIVKATTYFDKPEIIAEVSEDLGEAMKGIDISELEPKDRLAERGW, encoded by the coding sequence ATGAACGATCGGTACGAATTGAACAAAAATCTCGCCCAGATGCTCAAAGGCGGCGTGATCATGGATGTGACCACGGCGAAGGAAGCCGAAATCGCGCAGGCCGCGGGTGCCGTCGCCGTGATGGCGCTGGAGCGGGTTCCGTCGGATATCCGCAAACAGGGCGGCGTGGCCCGCATGTCGGACCCGAAAATCATCAAGGAGATCAAAAGCGCCGTGACCATTCCCGTCATGGCGAAATGCCGCATCGGCCATATCGTCGAGGCGCAGGTGCTGGAGGCGCTGAACGTCGACTTCATCGACGAGAGCGAAGTGCTGACGCCGGCGGACGAGAGCTTCCATATCGACAAGCACGCGTTCCGGGTCCCGTTTGTGTGCGGCGCCCGCAATTTGGGCGAGGCGCTGCGGCGCATCGGCGAGGGCGCCGCCATGATCCGCACCAAGGGCGAGGCGGGCACCGGAAACGTCGTGGAGGCCGTCAGGCACATGCGCACGATCATGGCGGAGATCCGCAGGCTTTCGACGCTTCCCGCCGAAGAATGGATGACGGCGGCGAAAGAGCTCGGCGCGCCGTACGACCTTGTCGCGAAGGTCGCCGAAACGGGGAAGCTCCCCGTCGTCAACTTTGCGGCCGGCGGAATCGCCACCCCCGCCGACGCGGCGCTGATGATGCAGCTCGGCAGCGAGGGCGTGTTCGTGGGCTCCGGCATTTTCAAGTCCTCCGACCCCGAAAAGAGGGCGAGGGCCATCGTGAAGGCAACCACTTATTTCGACAAGCCCGAAATCATCGCGGAGGTCTCGGAAGATCTCGGCGAAGCGATGAAGGGCATCGACATTTCGGAGCTCGAACCGAAAGACCGCCTTGCGGAGAGGGGCTGGTGA